In Roseibium algicola, the DNA window ACGCATATTGACAGATAAACCTTTGATTGCATTTACTCCTAAACTCACTTGCGCCAACCGCTAAAATATGCACGAATATGAATAATTGCCTCTTTTTAAATGATATGTGTCATGTCTTCTCGATCACTTCCTAGAAATCGACCATCAAAAGAAACGCGAAACTCACCTAAAGTATCTACTGATATCAAAGCGGTGTTAGCTCAAACACCTTGTGATATTCAGATAGATATTGAAGCACGAGGCGACAGGTATACCGTAACGGTTGCTGACGCACACGGAGCGCGTGCAAGATGTAATTCCGATGGAACTAAATTCGATTTTCAGAACCTAGCCAAGAATGCAATGGAGCTAGCCCCTTTATTTCTAAACAATCCCAGCAAGCATATTTCTGAGTTTTCATCACTTTGTTATAGAATTTACGTCTCTTTGTTCTCATCACAGAATACTAGAGACATTGTTTCTCAAGCATTCAAGAAATCCGAAAAGCACCCATCTAAAATCATCATTCATTCGATGGAACTTTCTCTTCCTTGGAATCTTCTTTTTATCGAAGATCCAGTCGAATTAGAGAGAGATAGCTTGGCGACATATTTTTTAGGCCAAAATTGTATTATTTCCGCAAACATTTTAGATCCTGAGACCGGAGCAAGTTACCCACATCCAAAGATCAATAAAAAGGCAGACATTCTCGGAGGTTTTTGCGACAGTTTACCTTTTGCATCGCAACTTGAGATCCCGTCTCTCAGACGTCATGCCACATCCCGTCGCTCCCCAAGTGTTGCGAAATATCGCCCACTACCAAAATATAACCGATTACCCGACAGTGGATCTGAAATTGATAAGAAGATCCGAAATAAGCTTTTCCGATCAAAAGTTAATTTTATTCACCTTGCATGTCATGGCAGCGCCAATGAGCATTCGCACGATAGTTTCATTACAGTAAGAAATCGATA includes these proteins:
- a CDS encoding CHAT domain-containing protein, whose product is MSSRSLPRNRPSKETRNSPKVSTDIKAVLAQTPCDIQIDIEARGDRYTVTVADAHGARARCNSDGTKFDFQNLAKNAMELAPLFLNNPSKHISEFSSLCYRIYVSLFSSQNTRDIVSQAFKKSEKHPSKIIIHSMELSLPWNLLFIEDPVELERDSLATYFLGQNCIISANILDPETGASYPHPKINKKADILGGFCDSLPFASQLEIPSLRRHATSRRSPSVAKYRPLPKYNRLPDSGSEIDKKIRNKLFRSKVNFIHLACHGSANEHSHDSFITVRNRYPIKFSTFCPTKYYFSDNPIVFLNACEMSFQNPMSVFSLSGELIKRNARTVLAPFCKVSDYSSARFSKYFYASLFHRNQNVAEAAFYARKKLLLNANTKAKHDFTGFAYILVGQHNAHLSY